The stretch of DNA CACAAATTAACAATGGGCCTCTATAGCTGGTAGACCAAGAACGGGTTTCATGCTTTTTCAAACCCATTGGGATGAGAGAAGCCCAAGGCTGATGCAGACTGATGGCTTTGATAATTTCAATACTCACAATTTTAAAACTCCAATAAATGGATGTATGCGTCCAATGCTGCAATACTCGGATGAAGCTGCGGTTGAGACTTCAAACCATTGCAGATAACCGCAGTAGTCCCAAGTTCAGTAAAAGAGAACCCAATGCTGGCTTGTCGAGCAGCGTAGTGGTTGATGATGGTCAACAGCACGAAGTTCAGTTGAGCTAAAGCGAGTCCTTCTTTGGTGGATAAACGCCACTCGATATTTTCAGAACTAACGACACGCCAAGCATTATCTGAATTACGTTTTTCAATTGAGCGTAAAATGTGAACTTTGAACTTGTAATCACGGTCTGTAGTTAAGCATTCATTGGGGGCAAGATTAGCCCATTGGTAAAGAAGTTTTTGGTAAGTTGCACTCATATTTTGATTTCCAGTAGTAGACTAAAAATTTCGACCACGAGAGAGATTCTTGAAAGAAATAAACTGATGGTCAAACAAAAGCTTGACCGTGCCAGTAGGGCCATTGCGCTGCTTGCGAACGATTAACTCAGCAATGCCACGATCTGGGGTATCTTCGTTGTACATTTCTTCGCGGTAGAGCATGATCACAACATCGCTGTCTTGCTCAACAGCACCACTGGAGCGCAAATCGCTGAGTATGGGACGTTTATCGTTGCGGTGTTCAACTTCACGGCTTAACTGCGATAGAGCCAGAACTGGTACATCCAAATCTTTAGCGAGTTTCTTCAATCCCCGGCTGATTTCGGCAACACGCTCAGTCATATTTGCCCTGGAGTCAGCAGCTTCAGCCATTAGTTGTAAGTAGTCCACAATCACAAGCCCAACACCACCGTAATGGGATGAAATTCGGCGGACTTGGCTACGGATTTCATTGAGAGAGGGACAAGATTCGTCATTGATGAAAATCTGTTGTTCACTCAATTGAGCGATCGCCCCACTCAAAGGTTGCCATTGACTATCAGAAATAGCCCCTCTTTCGAGAAAATTGTTTTCAATGCCGGATTCACTGCTCAAAAATCGCTGTACGTATTCTTCAGTTGACATTTCCAAGCTGAAAACGCAAATAGGCAAACTTCCAGTTTTGGCAACATTAAGGGCAAGATTACCAGCCAATGCAGATTTACCAACAGAGGGACGAGCAGCCAGCACATACAACCGCCCCTTGCGAAAACCACCGCCGAGTATACTGTCCAGGTCATAAAATCCAGTAGACAGTGCTGGAGAAACTGTACCAGCATGACGCGCCTCAATTTCGGTAAAAGTGTTGGCTAAGGCATGAGAAATGTGAACTAAGTCAGAGGCAGAATGCTCTGATGCAATGCCGTAGACTTTTTGTTCGGCTTCGTCAAGGACATTGGTGAATTCGGCTTCGGTGGCATAACCGAGTTGAACAATTTCAGTGCCAGCTTTTATCAACTGCCGCCGTTGGTATTTTTCCATGACCAAATCGGCTAACGCATCGATGTTCACGGCTGTGACAGTGCGATCTACCAAAGTAGCCAGTTTATTGCGTCCACCGATGCGGAACAACAAACCATTGTCAGACAACCAGTTGGTGATGCAAAGCAAATCCGTTGGTAGCCCTTGGCTGTACAGTCTTTGTGCGGCTTGATAGATGTCTTTATGAGCGTTGACGTAGAAAGCATCTGATACCAAGCGATCGCTGATTCGGTTCATAGCATTGGGGTCGAGCATAATGCCGCCGAGTATTGCTTCTTCCGCTTCAATGCTTTGTGGGGGTAAGCGGTCTTGTTGGGATGTGAAGTTTAGTTCGTGTGTCATAATTCACCTCCTAAGAAAATTTTGATTTCCAGAAAATCTAGATTCTGTGTTGTTCATGCAGCCTGTTGGTGTAAGTACACATACATTTGGGGTTGTGTCAGCTTTAACCAATCCAACCACTTGAGTGTTGCACCTGTGTCTTGTTGGTCATAGCGAATGCTAAAAGAGGCGATCGCGTTTTCCTTGCCGATTTCATCCATGCGGTCTAGAAGTTCGCTGAAGGTGGCCTTATGCCAATCAAGTGAACGATTCGAGTAGTAGCCGATGGGTTGGTCGTTGGCTGTTGATTCTTCAGACGTTTGCGGGGCTGATTCCATAACTTTTGACCAATAGACCAGCAGTTCTTCTAAACCAGCTTTACTCACCTCCTAATTGCTGATGGATTTGATCACAGTGGGAATTTTTTGCTGCCAATCAACCTTGTCCCACCCGGCTCGTTCCTTGGCGATTAACTCCACCAGACGGCGGTCGCAGGTTTGGTAAATCTTGTCTCTGGTATTTGTGCGCCAGGGAAAACGCCAACCACGCATTTTGATTTCATTTTTGTAAACTGCGGGTAATGGCTCAGATGCCATAATGCGGGGGTCGAGCAGGATGTGGTTGAGCAAATCATCAATCGACTGAAATTTTGGTTTGCTTGGCTTATTGTTCGATTGTTCGTTTTTGTCGAACGACCCCGCCGCTATATTTGGTCTGTTTAAGGGAATGTCTGTTTGATGCGAAATCTCGGATTGATTTAACAACGAAACGAGAGAACCTGGAATTGGTTCTTGTTCCTGGTTTGATTGTAAGTAAGAGTCAGTTTCTTCACTCACACATTCTTGGGTGGGGGGTGCGCCGAGGGAAGGGGGCGCTTTTTCTATGTGTTTTTCTTCTAATTGATTTTCTTCTAATTGTTTTTCTATATGAGGGGTGGATGCTCCAACGTTGGATAGCCCACCGTTGGGTAAGCCACCATTGGGTGAGCCACCTACGGATGACCCACCTACGGACAAACCATCTACGGGTGAGCCATCTACGGATGACCCACCTATGGATGAGTGATTGTCTCGAAATAACTTTGTGTCGTCTTTGCTCGTAAAAATGTAATATTGCCAGTCAAACTTACCATTGTTCGGGTTATGTTCTTGGACTCTGACTAAATAGTCATTTTGTTCAGCATTTTTGATAGCGTTACGGATTTTGTCTCGTTTGTAGCCCAAATGTTTTTCGATTACCGTAAAGCTAATATCAAAATTTTCATCCTGAGAAGCTACCCAACAAATTAACCTAAATGTTGAATCAGTGAGATTGTAATCACGTATTAAACTGTTAGGAATGGCTGTGAACTGTTTGGATGGTTTACCATTACGAAATCCCATATACTCCTCCTTGAATTTTCATAATTTTGGATACATCTAAGTCACTCAAAAAAACGTGCGAATGATATTATCTGTTAAGTCCGTCCATTCTATATTTGTTGACATAATTGCACCTGATTAATTTCAAATCGAATAGTTTTTTTATGACTAGTAAAACACCCCAAACTGAATATGATTCGCCTTGGAAACAGATGTTGCAACTGTATTTTCAGGACTTCATGAGTTTCTTCTTTCCCCAAGCTCATGCTCAAATTGATTGGAGTCGGGGTTTTGAGTTTTTAGATCAAGAATTGCAACAGGTAGTCCGTGATGCGGAATTAGGAAAGCGACTGATTGACAAATTGGTGAAAATTTATCACATCGGTGGTGAAGAATCTTGGTTGTTAATCCATGTTGAAGTTCAAAGCCAAGAAGAAAGCGATTTTCCTAAACGGATGTTTGTATATAACTATCGGATTTTTGACCGTTATGATCGCTCTGTTGCTTCCTTGGCAGTGCTTGGGGATGACAACATCAACTGGCGGCCATCGCAGTTTGGGTACGATTTGTTTGGCTGTACGGTTAATTTTCAGTTTCCTATCATAAAGTTGTTAGACTATCAACAAAGGTTGTCGGAGCTAGAAGCTAGTCGTAACCCCTTTGCTACAGTGGTAATGGCTCACTTGGTAGCAGTACAGACCCGCAGTAATAGATCGCAAAGGAAACAATCAAAACTGGCTTTAGTTCGTCGACTGTATGAGCAGGGATTTGAACGTGAGGCTGTTGTTAACCTGTTGGCTTTTATTGATTGGATGCTGACGTTACCATTGGATTTAGAACTAGAATTCATAAGAGAAGTCGAACAATTGGAGGCACAACAGCGTATGCAGTACGTTACTAGTTTTGAGAGAATTGCGCGAATAGAATCTTTATTAAAAGGCATAGCTTTGGGATTGAAACTAAAATTTGGAACACCTGGGCAAAACTTATTACCTGAAATTGAGCAAATTGAAGATTTCAGAATGCTGGAATCAATCTTGTCAGCAATAGAAACAGCAAATACCGTTGATGAATTGCGTTCTATTTACCAAACAGCAGATGACACTCCACGAGAAAATTAAAGTCTTAATTTGCTGGTAATTTTCCTCTTTTAATTAGCAATTAGTTAGGATTTCCCCCCAACGTGCGGTGAAAGTACAAGCTTTAACTATTCTTATTGCTAAAGCTTTTGTTCTGTCAGCAATGCTAATATTTTGGTTCATGTCTTTTTGCTCTTAATTAATAATTGCGAATTGCGAATTGCGAATTGCGAATTGTTTTGATTCTGTTGCCATTGCAGTTCTTGGCAATGTTGGTAAAGTTTGTCAGCTTCTTCCTTACTTAAGAAATTTGGATAGTAACTGACTGGTAAAACTGTTGTAGGTTCGTCAAATAGCGTCATCTGTTTCATAATTCCCCTATGGCGATCGCCCTTACAATTTCTTCTGCCCGTTCTTGAGAAATAGCCTGTTCAGGATTCTTGTAAAACCCAACAATTTGAGATTTGGGACGCACGATAATGCGTTGTGTGGTTACACGTTTATCCCACACAAAACACGAGATGGTGATGTTATCGGTGGCCCAGCGAGTACCCCGTTTATCCTTGCGAAAACAAAAGCGGGGCAATACCAGCACTAATGACGGCGGATATTGCATCAGAAAATCCGCTCGGTCATCACAGGGTTCAATAAAGCTGGTCAACAAAAATGCGGCAACACCAACACGGGCTTTGTGGTAAGCATTCTTGATAATAGGTGCAGCAAATTCGGCATAAGGTGGATTAGTGCAGATCCAGTCGCATTCGGGAAATTTAGCCCAAGATTCAGATAGCGTTGCATCCAAATGGTAATCAGCCGCCTTATGTGGATCAATATCGTTCGTCCACATTTGTTTGGTGTCGGGCCATGCCAAAAGTAATGATGCGATCGCGCGATGCCCAACACAAGGTTCACCAATCACACCTGATAACCGGACATGACGCAATAGCTCAGTTGTGAACCACGAGGGAGACTCGTAGAAGTTGAGAGGGTGTCGGGTGACGGTGGGAGTGGGAGTAACAGTTGTCTCTTGTGTTAATAATGGTGTGACTGTCATGCTGCTTCCTCTTCAATGTTTGCCAAGTCTTGATTTTTAACAATCGTTGCGCTAATTGACTCAAAATCCACCTGAAAAATATTCAAATCAGGAGTTATTTCGCCGGAATTATATCGGTCTGTAATGACTTGTCTGATAGCTGCTTCTGTCATTCCATCTGGTATATAAATGTGTGCTTCACTAACGACTTTCTCGACTATTTGAACTACAACTTTCATAAATTCTCCTAAAACTTATTTAATTTCAGCTTTGAGTAATAGACCGAGTGGAGATAACACCCAATACGTATAATCTCCGTTATTAACTTCTTGCACGAATTTCCAAATTTCAAGCTCTTTAAGAGCGTCCAAGAGAAATTCATCAACCCCATCACCACAAAAACCACCACCCTCAGCAATCATGTCTATAGTTCCTTGCATTTCGGGGTCTATAAGTGCTTCTGCTGGTGAAGTCAAGATTTGAATAATATCGACATAAACCGTACTGATGATGCACTTCCTAGCATCGCTGGCTATAACTTGGGTTTGTAGATCAAAAGGGATAATCATAAAATTTCCTGTGTTGAGTGCTGACTGTTAACTGTTGACTAATGACCGATGACCAATGACTGATGACTGTTGACCAATGACCATCAAGCAGTAACTACAGCTTTCTTAGAGAATGCCCCTGCTTGCTTGAGTGCCGCCGCCGGATTCGGGTGTGCAAAGAACTCGTCAATTGCTTTTGTCAAACCAGCAGCCACCGCAGGGTCATGACAGGCGTAAACGAAGACTGGCTGTTGAGTACCGTTTACTAATCTGTCTTCTTGGCGATCGCCCAGTTGTGGGTAAAACGTGCGAACCCATGTACCCAAGTGTCCGCGATAGTGAGGGCCACTTAGCGGGACTTTTATCCCCAATTGGTTTTCTGCAAAATTCACAACCCCAAGCCAGCGTTCATCTGTTGGAGCCAACATTTTCCGGTTGTGTTCAGCTAACAGATTCCCGGCATAATCCTTTACCTGCTGTTCCATGTATGGGTTGAGTCGGCCACCAGTCAGTTCAGCCAAAGTCTTCATAGCCTGAACAAGAGTATGCAATCGCTGTTCAACTGGGGGGAGTGCTGGTGTAGGGGGTTGTTGGGGTGGTTGAGTCGTGGGTTTTGTCCAGCCCATGATATCTTGCATCCAAGCGCGAACACCGATTCTGTTAAAAGCCTTGCACACTAGTCGAGCCTGTTGTTTACAGTACCGCCCCGCATCAAAAGCGTAATATTCAATAACGGCAGCGACACCCATATCGGGAATTCCTTCATTCCAGGTTTCTAGTGCCGCAGGGGTAAAGCCTTGCTGTATAAGGTTTTTAGCTAATGCAGAGGGTTCTAGTGCCGCACTTAGTAACGCACGGCGAAGCGAAGAATCTTGTACATCTGCCAGCCTTGCAGTTGCTCGAATACTGGCTTTACCATGACCGTTAGAGTCAATAGTAATTTCCTGTTTTATCTGCTCGATAATTTGAGCGATTTCGATAGGTGACATAATCGTTGCTCCGGGTTGAAAAATACTTACACATGAACTCGAATTAAATCTGTTTCGTTCACCAACGGAAAACGAACGGGTGCAGCCAGTGGTCGGGACAAAACCGGAGACATTAGCTCGACAACATAAAACCAAGCGTTGTTCACAAGTACAATCCCCAGAATCAAACGCTGTTTTGTAGCGTGACTGTCAAAACGCAACATCACGCGATCGCCCAGCACAAATGCAGGTTTTCTCATGTACGTGGACTTTACCTGTCCAGTACCGATAATTTCGTGCTTGGTGGCGTAGGTGATGGAGCGATCGCAACTCACCGCATAAAGCCATCCCTCTTCCTGCCACAACACCCCGCAGCAGTAGCCGAATGTTTTGGAATCGGTGAGATAGACTTTTTCGGACAAGTTCACTTCCAGTGATGGCATTTGTTGATCCCAAGGCGGCGACAAATACCAGCATTTTTCTAGGGCGATAATTGCACAGGTCATGGTTTTGGCTATGAATGAAGTGATTAGTGAGGCATTGGAAAAAAATTACGGAGGTTTGCCCCGATGCAGATGGGTATAGTTGATGGAAACAAGAGAACCGTTAGATTACAGGTGGGCATCAAAGCCCACTTTTTTCCTACACCCCGACTAACGCCCTCGCCTCAAACAACCCCTGCAATTCCCCCGGCGACAGTTGCTCAAGGGGATGGTATTGCAGATATTCGTTAGTGCTTGGTAAACCATCCGGGATTTGCAACAGCCAAACTGCATCCTCGGCAGAATCGCAAAAGATTTTCTCTTGCTTGGCTTGTGTTGCGCTTGTGAACCACCAGTTGCCATTTGTGCAGCCGGCTTGTCCGAGTTTTACGTCGTCCTGGTAAATGCTGTCTTCGAGCAGTTCTAAACCGTATTTTTCGCAAGCATTGAAAAGTTGCACCATGATTTCATTACCTGTAGTGCAGGGTTCTTCTGGTTCTAACTGTTCTGTTGGTGGCAGGGCTGGTTGTGTTGCTTGGGCTGGTAATATGCGGAATTCTTCGTTGAGAGTTCCGTCCTTGTAATGCCATTCAATGAAGCGGTGGCATCTAGCCCATGTATTAGCGCGGAATCTCTCTTTACCGTTAACTATGACCATCCAAGGTCGAGTTAAATCATCGTCGTAGGTAATAATCGCTATTAAACAAGCAGCGTAAAAGATTTCATGGTCGAAGAAGTTGATTTCTCTTACTGTTAATTCTTCTGGAGAGATCGCGTTGGCTTGTCCTGCGATGTATTGGTCGAATTCGCCTTGAGCTATGTCCTGCTCGTCAACCTTCTGGAGTTTGCTTTCTTGATAAGAGGCGATCGCACTCCTCCATTCTTCCTTGCATCGTCTATCGTTTACTGTGGTTGTGCAGCCAATTTCGCTGTAGATGCGCTTTAGCTGGGGTAGGGATTTGCAGCGTAGCTGTTGATGGGTATAAGTTGGATATGTCATTATATTGGTTACGCCATCTGTATGGTGGATGTTTTGCAAAAGCGATCGCTTCCAATTTGCGAGAGAGGTGCGGTCGCTTTTTGCTATCATAAATATAGCGACCTCGCTATATATTTGTCAAGCTTGCATATTAATTATTGTGGCTGCTATATTTGTAGGAATCGCTTTAAGTAAAAAGCGATCTAGCTATAAAAGCATTAGTGGAGGAAACTATGAGAGTAAGGAAAACAAAAAAAGACTCTCAAAAGATGATTCGTTGGCGGCTAAGAATATTAATGGCAGAGAAGAAAATCAGCAATAAAGAACTTGCTGAACTTTCGGGTATCCACCCAACTTCCATTTCAAAACTGAAAAACGCTGATGAAATTGAACAGATCAGTGGGAGAGTTTTAAATAGTTTATGTAATGGTTTGACAAAGGCGTATCAAGCCGCAGGTGATAACCGAATAATTACACCAGGGGATTTGTTTGACTACA from Nostoc sp. HK-01 encodes:
- the dnaB_1 gene encoding replicative DNA helicase DnaB, whose protein sequence is MTHELNFTSQQDRLPPQSIEAEEAILGGIMLDPNAMNRISDRLVSDAFYVNAHKDIYQAAQRLYSQGLPTDLLCITNWLSDNGLLFRIGGRNKLATLVDRTVTAVNIDALADLVMEKYQRRQLIKAGTEIVQLGYATEAEFTNVLDEAEQKVYGIASEHSASDLVHISHALANTFTEIEARHAGTVSPALSTGFYDLDSILGGGFRKGRLYVLAARPSVGKSALAGNLALNVAKTGSLPICVFSLEMSTEEYVQRFLSSESGIENNFLERGAISDSQWQPLSGAIAQLSEQQIFINDESCPSLNEIRSQVRRISSHYGGVGLVIVDYLQLMAEAADSRANMTERVAEISRGLKKLAKDLDVPVLALSQLSREVEHRNDKRPILSDLRSSGAVEQDSDVVIMLYREEMYNEDTPDRGIAELIVRKQRNGPTGTVKLLFDHQFISFKNLSRGRNF
- a CDS encoding 2OG-Fe(II) oxygenase is translated as MKQMTLFDEPTTVLPVSYYPNFLSKEEADKLYQHCQELQWQQNQNNSQFAIRNSQLLIKSKKT